The Spartobacteria bacterium DNA window CCTCGTCTGATAAATGAGGCAGCGATTTAAGAATGGAAGGCAAATCACCCAGTCGCCGTCCTGCGGACACAGGACGAAGCTCCGCCACCGGCTTATTGCCCTTGCTCAAAATGAACGATTCATTCCGGTAGGCAACGCGGCTG harbors:
- a CDS encoding antitoxin; its protein translation is MNAGTLTVTEVVRHFSDYISRVAYRNESFILSKGNKPVAELRPVSAGRRLGDLPSILKSLPHLSDEEASEFAEDIEVARTSVKHDDTLRDPWAF